Within the Pseudomonas chlororaphis subsp. aurantiaca genome, the region GAGGTCAAGGTCGGCGAGCTGCGCCTGGGGCGTGAAGCGCGGATCGCTATCGTTCCGGCTGAACAGAGCCTGCTGCTGAACGTCGACCATGCCGACCTGGAGGCTGGTAGCCAGATCACCTCCCGCGGGGCTCCGGGGACTTACCAGAAGGCGGCCAAACCCGGGCGCAACCTGACGCTGCGTATCGCCTCGCTGCAGGCCGGGGAACTGTCGGTGGATGCGCGCGGTGGCACCGGCGCGCCGGGTTATGTCGGCCTCGATGGCGCCAACGGCGAAGAGCCGGGTTGCACCTGGGGCCAGGCCGGGCGCGGCGCTGATGGCGACAACGGCGGTGATGGCCAGCCGGGGGCGGCGGGCGCCCAGGTGCGGGTCGAGCTGCCGCGCGATTACCCGGCAGAGCAGATCAAGGTCTGGGTCGATGGCGGGGCCGGCGGTGTGGCCGGTGCGGGCGGCAAACCCGGGGCCGGCGGCAAGTCCAAGGGCTGCTTCGTCTATCGCGCCGACGGTGGCAAGAGCGGCCGTCCTGGTGCCGAAGGCCATCCAGGGCCGGCAGGCCCCGCGGGTTCGGTCACGATACAGCGCCTGTAATTGACGCTCGGTCGCGGGCAGCCGCCTCTGTAGGAGCGAGCGGGCGGCGATCCGACTTGCCCGCGATGCTTTTTCCGGCATCCGCCTTTAGAACATCGGCCGGGCCGCCGCCACGGCCACCAGCAACAGGCCAATGATCAGATTGATCCCCACCAATTTCCGAATATTGCCCAGGGTCGTGGCCCCTGTCGGCCAGTCCTCGGCCGCCACCGCCTGACGCAGCGCTGGCAGCTGCAACGACTGGATCCGGATAAACAGCGCGGTCATCACCACATACAGGCCCATCATCACCTGCACATAGCGCGGCGCGGTCTCGAAGCCGCTGAACCGCAGATGGATCAGGCCGACGCCGCTGATCGGCAACAGCACCACCGCGACCCAGACCCAGACGAAAAACCGTGGGAACACTTCTGCCCACAGCTTCAACCGCGCCGGCCCCTCAAGGGCGGCCACCGCCGCCGGACGCAGCACCATCCAGGCAAAAAACATGCCGCCGACCCAGACCAGGGCGGCCAGGACATGCAGGGTGTAGGCAAGGGCAAAGGCTGTCATTCGGGTACTCCGTTCTGCGCGGGATGAATTAGCGGGGTATGATAGCGGCCGATCCGAACCACTGAAAATTTATCCAGCGTTTCTCGCGCCCGAAGAACCATGATCAGCAACGAACTCAAAACCACGATCCAGGGCGCCTACTCGCGTTTTCTCGAAGCCAAGAGCCTGAAACCGCGTTACGGCCAGCGCCTGATGATCGCCGAAGTGGCCAAGGTCCTGGGCGATGTCGATACCGACGACGAAGGCCGGCGCTCTGGCGACCCGGCCGTGGTGGCCGTGGAAGCCGGCACCGGTACCGGCAAGACCGTGGCCTACAGCCTGGCCGCGATCCCGACTGCCAAGGCCGCCGGCAAGCGTCTGGTAATCGCCACCGCCACCGTCGCCCTGCAGGAGCAGATCGTCTACAAGGACCTGCCCGACCTGATGCGCAACAGCGGGCTTAACTTCACCTTCTCCCTGGCCAAGGGCCGTGGCCGCTACATGTGCCTGTCCAAGCTCGACATGCTGCTGCAGGAAGGCCACGCGCAAACCGCCACCGCCCAGCTGTTCGAAGAAGAAGGCTTCAAGATCGAGGTCGACGAGGCCAGCCAGAAGCTGTTCACCAGCATGATCGAGAAGCTCGCCGGCAATAAATGGGACGGCGACCGCGACAGCTGGCCCACGGCCCTGGAAGACTCTGACTGGGCGCGCCTGACCACCGATCACAGCCAGTGCACCAACCGTCATTGCCCGAACTTCGGCCAATGCGCCTTCTACAAGGCCCGCGAAGGCATGGGCAAGGTCGACGTGATCGTCACCAACCACGACATGGTCCTAGCCGACCTGGCCCTGGGCGGTGGCGCGGTGTTGCCGGACCCGCGCGACACCCTCTATGTGTTCGACGAAGGCCACCACCTGCCGGACAAGGCCATCGGCCACTTCGCCCACTACACCCGCCTGCGTTCCACCGCCGACTGGCTGGAGCAGACCGCCAAGAACCTCACCAAGCTGCTGGCCCAGCACCCGCTGCCGGGCGACCTGGGCAAGCTGATCGAACAGGTGCCGGAGCTGGCGCGGGAGATCAAGACCCAGCAGCAGTTCATGTTCACCGCCTGCGAGCAACTGGCCGACTTCAAGACCGGCGAAGACATGGAAGGCCGTGAGCGGCCGCGCCATCGTTTCGTCGGCGGGCTGATCCCCGACCATATGCGGGAAATGGGCATCGAGCTGAAGAAAGGCTTCTCGCGCCTGACCGACCTGTTCACCCGCCTGACCGACCTGCTCAAGGAAGGCATGGACGGCGAGGTCAACATCGGCATCGCCAGCAACCAGGCCGAGGAGTGGTACCCGCTGTTCGGCAGCCTGTTGTCCCGTGCCTCGGGCAACTGGGAGCTGTGGACCGCCTTCACCACCGAAGACCCGGAAGACAACCCGCCGATGGCGCGCTGGCTGACCCTGGCGGAAAGCGGCTCGCTGTTCGACATCGAGGTCAACGCCAGCCCGATCCTCGCCGCGGAAATGCTCCGTCGGAACCTGTGGAACGTGGCCTATGGCGCGCTCGTGACCTCCGCCACCCTGACCGCCCTGGGTACTTTCGATCGCTTCCGCATGCGTGCCGGGCTGCCGAAAAAGGCCGTGACCGCGGTGGTGCCCAGCCCCTTCCATCACGCCGATGCCGGGGTGCTGCGGGTTCCCGACCTGCGTGCCGACCCACGGGATGCGCCGGCCCACACCGCGGCGATCATCCGCGACCTGCCGGAACTGGTGGAAGGCTCGCGGGGCACCCTGGTGCTGTTCTCGTCGCGCAAGCAGATGCAGGACGTGTTCGACGGCCTCGACCGCGACTGGCGCAAGCAGGTGTTCATTCAAGGCAACCTGTCGAAGCAGGAAACCCTGAACAAGCACAAGGCGCGGGTCGATGGCGGAGATTCCAGCGTGCTGTTCGGCCTGGCCAGCTTCGCCGAGGGCGTGGACCTGCCCGGTGCCTACTGCGAGCACGTGGTGATCGCCAAGATCCCGTTCTCGGTGCCGGACGATCCGGTGGAGGCCGCGCTGGCCGAGTGGATCGAAGCCCGGGGCGGCAACCCGTTCATGGAAATCTCGGTGCCGGACGCCTCGCTCAAGCTGGTCCAGGCCTGCGGCCGCCTGCTGCGTACCGAACAGGACCGCGGCACCATCACCCTGCTGGACCGGCGCCTGGTCACCCAGCGTTATGGCAAGGCTATTCTCAATGCGTTGCCGCCGTTCCGCCGGGAAATTTCCTGAGCGCGGCCGGCCTGTGGGCCGGTCGCGTTGTCTATTGCATGCCACTGATTGCACACAGGCCGTTCATCGGTCGTTAAGGAGCACCAGGTCTCTATGATTCGCCGTTCGTTACCCGCAGTCCTTGCTCTGCTGTTCGCCACGCCGCTGCTCGCCGCGCCCGCGGGGCAACAGACGCTGTTCAACTTTGTCCGGCCTGCCGATGTGGTGCAGGTGGCGACAGTGGATGCCAGCCTGCCGCAAGCCAACGCGGAGCAGACAGCCGAGGGCGAAGTGCTGCGCCGGGTGACGTTCAATCCGGCGATTCAGCCAAGCCTGCGCCTGACCCCGCAGACAGGCGCCTGGGACTGGTCGCAGTCCGGGGCCATGAGCCTGCGGATCCAGAGCGCGATGAACTGGGCCCTGACCCTGTACGTGAAGATCCAGAGCAATGACGGCAAGACGCTGGTCAGCCGCATCGACCTGCCGGCCGGCCCGGCGCAGACCCTGCTGGTGCCGCTGGTTGCCAGCTCGCCGCTGAGCCAGGGCATGAAGGCCGGCCCGCCGATGCCGATGACCTTCGAAGGCCAGCGCGTCTTGCTGGCCAGCAGCGAAGGCGAGCTGGACCGCAGCCAGGTGGTGTCGGTGACCTTGTCGATGGATCAGCCGAAAGCTGCCCAGAGCATCCTGCTCGAACGTTTTGGCGTGCAGGACGGCGAGGCGGTGATCAAGGCTGCCTACGGTGGTCTGGTGGATGCCTATGGCCAGTCGACCCGGGCCAAATGGCCGGAAAAGGTCGCCAGCGACGAGCAGCTCAAGGCTGCCGCGGCCAAGGAACAGCAGCAGCTGAAAACCTGGCTGGCCGAACGCGAGCGCTCCTCCCTGGACACCTTCGGCGGCTGGAGCAACGGGCCGGCCTTCAAGGCCAGTGGTTTCTTCCGTACCGAGAAACGCGATGGCCGCTGGTATCTGGTGACGCCCCAGGGGCACCCGTTCTATTCCCTGGGGGTCAATGCGGTCACGGCGGACGACAGCCAGACTTATATCGCTGGCCGTGAATGGATGTTCTCGACACTGCCTAACGTCGGCGAACCGCTGGCCGGTTATTACGGCGAAGGCGACAACCGCAGCGGCAATGGCGCCGACCGGGGCCGCGCCTATAACGCCGGCCGCTGGTACGACTTCTATGGCGCCAACCTGCAACGCATCTACGGGGTGCCTTGCACCCCGGGCAGCGAAACCAAGGCCGGTGTGGCGGACGCCGCCAAGGCCGACGCCCAGCAAGCCCAGGCCGGGCAGGGCACCGAACCGCCAGCCGCGGCACCTTGCCCTGTCGCGGCCCTGGATCAGAAACGCTGGGCCAGTCACGCCCTGGATCGCCTGCAAGCCTGGGGCTTCAACACCATCGGCAACTGGAGCGCGCCGGCACTGGGCCTGAACGACCGCGTGCCCTACACCTTGCCGCTGTCGATCGTCGGCGACTATGCAAGCATCAGCACCGGCACCGACTGGTGGGGCGGCATGCCCGACCCGTTCGATCCGCGTTTCGCCATGGCCACCGAGCGCGCCGTGGCCATTGCCACCCGCGATCACCGCGACGATCCATGGCTGATCGGTTACTTCGCCGACAACGAACTGGCCTGGGCCGGCCCCGGCGATGACCCCAAGGCGCGTTATGCCCTGGCCTATGGCACATTGCGCATGACCACCGACGTGCCGGCCAAGCGTGCGTTCCTCAAGCAACTGCGCGACAAGTACCGCAACCAGGAGGGCCTGTCGAAGGCCTGGGGTATCAACCTGACCGCCTGGGAGCTGATGGAAGACCCGGGGTTCGAGCCGCCTTTGCCTAGCCCGGAGCATCCGGAGATCGAAGCCGACTTCAAATACTTCCAGAAGGTCTTTGCCGACACGTACTTCAAGACCATTTCCGATTCGCTGAAATGGCACGCGCCGAACCACCTGCTGCTGGGCGGACGCTTTGCCATCAGCACTCCCGAGGCCGTGGCGTCCTGTGCCCAGTACTGCGATGTGTTGAGCTTCAACATGTACACCCTCAAGCCGCAGGACGGTTACGACTTTGCCCGGCTGAACACGCTGGACAAGCCGATCCTGATCACCGAGTTCAACTTCGGTTCCAGGGATCGCGGCCCGTTCTGGGGCGGCGTGACCGAGCTGGTGCGGGAGGAGGATCGCGGTCCGGCCTATGCCCAGTTCCTCAAGCAGGCGTTGAGTGAGCCGTCGATTGTCGGCGTGCACTGGTTCCAGTACCTCGATCAGCCGGTCACCGGTCGTCTGCTGGACGGCGAGAACGGCCATTTCGGCCTGGTGGGCATCACCGATGTGCCATTCCAGGGGTTTGTCGACAGCGTGCGCAAGAGCAACCTGCAGGCCCTCGACCAGTTGGGCAAGGAAGCCGAAAAGGTCAAGGCAGAGGCCGACAAGGCCGCGGGTCATGCCGCCGACGGTGGCAAGCCGGGCCATGAAGGCAAGGGCGCAGAGCAGGGCGGCGGCCATGCGGGTGGTCATTCGGCGAATGGCCATTGATCGCTGAGCCAGGCCTTTTGGGGTACGGCTTCCCTCGCGCGGGCCGGTCCGCCTCTACACTCACTCGTAGGGGGTGGTCGGCCCGCAGTGCGTTCAATGTCCGTCGATTTCTGAACAATTCTTCCGGTGGATCGCCACCGGGCTCGCTTCTGTTCCCAAAACCCTCAAGGGCTGGAACAATGCGCACCACTTTGTAGAGCATGGTCCGGGGAGTTACGGGTGCAGATTCAGGGTCATTACGAGCTTAAGTTCGAAGCGGTGCGCGAAGCCTTCGCGGCCCTCTTCGAGGATCCCCAGGAGCGCGGCGCGGCGTTGTGCATTCAGATCGGCGGGGAAACCGTGATCGACCTCTGGGCCGGCACCGCCGACAAGGACGGCAGCGAGGCCTGGCACTGCGATACCATCGCCAACCTGTTTTCCTGCACCAAGACCTTCACCGCGGTCACCGCCCTGCAACTGGTGGCCGAAGGCAAGTTGCAGCTGGACGCACCGGTTGCCCGGTACTGGCCTGAATTCGCCGCGGCCGGCAAGGAAGCGATTACCCTGCGTCAGTTGCTCTGCCATCAGGCCGGACTGCCGGCCTTGCGTGAGTTGCTGGCGCCGGAAGCGCTCTACGACTGGCAAACCATGGTCGATGCCCTCGCGGCGGAAGCGCCTTGGTGGACGCCGGGCGAAGGCCATGGTTATGCGGCCATCACCTACGGCTGGCTGGTGGGCGAGCTGTTGCGTCGGGCTGACGGGCGCGGTCCCAGCGAGTCCATCGTGGCGCGGGTCGCCAGGCCGCTGGGGCTGGACTTCTACGTTGGCCTGCCCGACGAGGAGTTTTACCGCGTGGCGCATATCGCCCGGGGCAAGGGCAATGTCGGCGACGCGGCCGCGCAGCGCCTGTTGCAAGTGACCATGCGCGAACCCACGGCCATGACCACCCGGGCGTTCACCAACCCGCCGTCGATCATGACCAGTACCAACAAGCCGGAATGGCGGCGCATGCAACAGCCAGCGGCCAATGGCCATGGCAATGCCCGCAGTCTGGCCGGGTTCTACAGCGGCCTGCTCGATGGCAGCCTGCTGGAAGCGGACATGCTCGAAGAGTTGACCCGCGAACACAGCGTCGGCATGGACAAGACCCTGTTGACCCAGACCCGTTTCGGCCTGGGCTGCATGCTTGACCAGCCGCAGGTGGCCAACGCGACCTTCGGTCTCGGCCCTCGGGCGTTTGGTCATCCGGGAGCGGGTGGCTCCATCGGTTTTGCCGATCCTGAGTACGATGTGGCCTTCGGTTTTGTCACCAATACCCTGGGGCCATACGTGCTGATGGATCCAAGAGCGCAGAAGCTGGTGAGGGTTCTGTCGGATTGTCTGTAAAAAGGTTGCTGTCAGGATTTTTTTTGCCTAAACATGAGTAAAGGCATCAGAAAGGAACCCTGTGGCTTTTATACTTTCAAAGCGTCTGTTTGTACGGTTCGTAGAGACCGTAATTTTTGATCTCATTTTGTGGATATCCCATGTCGTCGAACAAGTCTTTAGCCTTGGCTCTTTGCCTCACTGTCACCGGTTGTGCACAAACTCCACAAAATGACGCAGAAGGAGGGCACTGGTGGTCTTTCGGTTCCGATAAGACCGCCAGCAAGGAAGCGGTGCAACCGGTAGCAAAAGCAGCTGCCAACGAAGTTTCCGCGGCCAAGTCCGCCGCCACATCCACCGCCAAGTCCGCGACCGCTCCTGCCGCGGCCAAGGTCGAAACCGCAACCGCTTCCGCCGCTGCTCCGGCCGCCAAGGCCGAGACCACCAACTGGTGGTGGCCGTTCCCTTCCAAGGACGCGAGCAAAGACGCAGTCAAAGAGCCGGTAGCCGACGCCAAGGCCAAGGCGGACGCCGCGACCGCGGCTCCGAAGGTCGCCAAGACCGAGACCGGCAACTGGTGGTGGCCTTTCAATCAGCAGCCCAAGTCTCCAACCAAGGAAGACGTGAAAGACATCCCGATGCCGGATCCAAAAGTCACCCAGGCCTGGCTGGACGACTACGAGCCGCGCCTGCGTGAAGCCATCAAGGACAGCCGCCTGCAACTGGAACGTCGCGAGAACACCCTGGTGGTGATCGCTCCGGTCGACGGTTCGTTCAACCCGGATCGCCCGGCCATGTTGCTGCCAGTCACCCTGAGCCCGTTCACCCGCGTGGCCAAGGCCGTGGGGACCGACGCCAAGACTTCCGTGCTGGTACTGGGCCATGCCGACACCACTGGTGCCGCGGCGGCCAACCAGAAGCTGAGCCGTGATCGTGCGCAGTCTGTCGCCGCGATTTTCAGCCTCACTGGCCTCAAGCGCGATCGCCTGATGCTGCGTGGCATGGGTTCGGTCATGCCTCGTGCTGCCAACGACAGCACCGAAGGTCGTGCGCTGAACCGTCGCGTGGAAATCATCGTCACCCAGCGCAGCACCATGCTGGCCCTGCTGAGCAAGTACAACCAGCCGACCCCGTCCGAGGCTGAACTGGTTGCCGTACAGGATGTGAAGTCGGTCGTTCCTGCTGCTTCCTCGAAGAAAGCCGTCGCCGCGAAGAAAGCCGCTCCGGCGAAAAAAGCCCCAGCCAAGAAGCCTGTGGCGAAGAAAACCGTCGCCAAGAAAACCACCACTGCCAAGGCTCCGGCCAAGGCAGCGACCGAACAGGCGAAGAACTGACTCATCAGGCATCGGGCAAAAGGAACCTGCAATGACCCAGGGACTGGCGGACATGCGCCGCGACTACACCCGTGACGGACTGACCGAAGCCCAGGCTCCGGTCGAGCCCTTCACGCTGTTTCACCAGTGGTTCGCGCAGGCAGTGAAAACCGAGCAGCCGCCGGTCGAGGCCAATGCCATGACCCTGGCGACCGTTGACGAGGAGGGGCGCCCCCATTGCCGCATCCTGCTGCTCAAGGGGCTGGATGCGCAGGGGTTCACCTTTTTCACCAACTACGACAGCGCCAAGGGACAGCAACTGGCCGCACGGCCTTTTGCCGCCATGACCTTCTTCTGGCCGGCCCTGGAGCGCCAAGTGCGTATCGAGGGGCGGGTGGTCAAGGTCACCGCCGAGGAGTCCGATGCCTACTTCCAGGTCCGCCCGCTGGGCAGCCGCCTGGGTGCCTGGGCATCGCCGCAGAGCCAGGTGATCGCCGATCGCCAGGAACTGGAAGCCTTGCTCAAGAACACCGAGGAGCGCTTCAGCGATACCCAGCCCCATTGCCCCGAGCACTGGGGAGGTTATCGCCTGTTACCGGAGCGCATCGAGTTCTGGCAAGGGCGCGCCAGCCGTTTGCACGATCGCCTGAACTACCGTCTGCAAGGTGCCGACTGGGTGCGTGAGCGCCTGGCCCCCTGACCCCGAATCAGCTCATTCGCCGGGATAACCGGCCGCGGCGGCTTCAAGCCACTGTGGCAGGTCCCGGCGTTTTACTTTCTGGCGATGGGCATTCTCCAGCTGTTGCAGCATGAAGGATTTTTTCTTCTCGTCCCCGCCGGCCAGCGACAGCGCCAGGTCCCGGTCCATCCAGCGCTTGATCCGTACATACAGCCACCAATGGAAGTACAGGCCGGCTACGGTGGTTACGACGATGATGAAGTAATCCATGGAAAATCCTTTGGTCGGTGGCGCAACTCGGGAAATAAGCGCTACCGTGTGAAGAGTTTTTATAGGCACGCAGTCTGTACTGCTGCTGAATGGAACCAATTTTATCCGGGCGATGCCGTGACAGGCGTCAAGCTGCGGAGTTTAATGATTATCTGTCCTTTGGAGTTGATCCTATGCGTAAGTCTGTTTTGCTGGTTGCTTCCTTTTCCACGATGGCCATGTTGCTCACCGGTTGCCAATCCAACCTGTCCGGTGACTCTTACTCCCGTGACGAGGCGCGTCGCGTACAGACCGTTCGCATGGGCACCATCGAATCCCTGCGTCCGGTGAAAATCGAAGGCACCAAGACCCCGATCGGCGGCCTCGCCGGTGCAGCGGTCGGCGGCGTTGGCGGCAGCGCCATCGGCGGCGGCAAAGGCAGCATCGTGGCGGCGGTCATCGGTGCGGTGGCTGGCGGCCTGATCGGTTCCGCCACCGAGGAAGGCCTGACCCGTACCCAGGGCGTGGAAATCACCGTGCGTGAAGACGACGGCAGCATGCGTGCCTATGTGCAACAGGTTCAGGAAAACGAAGTGTTCCGTGTTGGCGAGCGCGTGCGCATCATGAGCGTCAACGGCACCAGCCGTGTCGCCCACTAAGCGTTAACCGCGACAAAACAAAACCCCGGCCAGGCAACTGGTCGGGGTTTTGTGTTTTCAGCCCTGGCAACGCCGGTGGTTATGCCGGCAGTTGTGGGTTCTTGCGGCTGGCCGCGGCCGTTACGGCGTAGCCGATCAGGGCGGCGAAGAGCGAGCCGGTGAGGATGCCCATGCGGTCCATGCCGGCGTATTCGCTGCTACCGGGTACGAAGGCCAGGGAGCCGACAAACAGGCTCATGGTGAAGCCGATCCCGCAGAGAATCGCCACGCCCAGCACCTGGCCCCAGTTGGCGCCGCCGGGGAGGGCGGCCAGACCCATCTTCACCGCCAGCCAGGTCAGGCCGAACACGCCGACGGTCTTGCCCAGCAGCAGGCCGATGGCGATGCCCATGGGCACGTAGTGGGTGAAGCTTTCCACGGTGATGCCTTGCAGCGACAGGCCGGCATTGGCGAAGGCGAACAGCGGCAGGATGCCGTAGGCGACCCACGGATGCAGCGCATGCTCCAGGCTCAGCAGCGGCGAAGGCTCGGCATTGCGGGTGCGCAGCGGGATGCAGAAGGCCAGGGTCACGCCGGCCAGGGTCGCGTGGACGCCACTCTTGAGCACACAGACCCAGAGAATCAGACCGATGATCATGTACGGTCCGAGCTTGACCACCCCCAGGCGGTTCATCGCCACCAGCGCTACCAGGCAGGCCGCGGCGAGCATCAGCGACAGGGTCGACAGGGCGCCGGAGTAGAAAATCGCGATGACGATGATGGCCCCCAGGTCATCGATGATCGCCAGCGTCATCAGGAACAGTTTCAGCGACACCGGCACCCGCTTGCCCAGCAGGGCCAGTACGCCGAGGGCGAAGGCGATGTCGGTGGCCATGGGAATCGCCCAGCCGCTGAGCGCTGGCGGGTTGTCCTTGTTGAGGAACCAGTAGATCAGCGCCGGCACCACCATGCCGCCGATGGCGGCGGCGCCCGGCAGGACAATCTGCGAAGGCTTGGATAGGTGGCCGTCGAGGACCTCGCGCTTGACCTCCAGGCCGATCAGCAGGAAGAACATGGCCATCAGGCCGTCGTTGATCCACAGCAGCAGGGGCTTGGCGATTTTCAGGGCGCCGACCTGGGCGACCACGGGAGTGTCCAGCAGGCTGTTGTACAGCCAGGACAGCGGTGAGTTGTTGATGATCAGGGCAAGCACGGCAGCGGCAATCAATAACAGACCGCTGGCAGCTTCCAACTGAAAGAAACGCGTGAAAGTGCTACGCAGAGGCAAGGTCGCTCTCCATCAGAAAACTAAAAAGGTGGCACACCCTAACTCGTACTGTTAGTTGTTAAAACAAAAGTTATATTCTTTTTTGTTATATGCAGCAGAGCAGCGGCCTGCTGGAAAACCAGCCGAGCAGTTGTGTATCCAATTGATTCAAAACTGTACCTGTGAGCGACCGGGGATGTTTCTTAATATGTCCGGCCCCAGCCCGACGGGCCGGGGACTTTTGCCTGTTGCAGCGCCTGATTTTCCTTGTGCCTGGATCGCCTATGCTGGGCGCACTTCATCTTTTGCGTCCTGTGTGGCGTTCGAGCCAATGAGAAAACACCATGAGCGACAACCGTCAGTGGGCCCGCGAGGCCATCCGGATCATCGAAGCCGACTTCCAGCGCAGTGCCGATACCCATCTGATCCCCTTGCCCCTGCCGGGTCTGCCGGGCATCGAGCTGTATTTCAAGGACGAGTCCAGCCATCCCACCGGCAGCCTCAAGCATCGCCTGGCGCGTTCGTTGTTCCTCTATGCACTGTGTAACGGCTGGCTCAAGCCCGGGGCGCCGGTGATCGAGGCGTCCAGCGGTTCGACGGCGATTTCCGAAGCCTATTTCGCGCGCCTGCTGGGCTTGCCGTTCATTGCGGTGATGCCGGCCACTACCTCCCAGGAAAAGATCGCGCAGATCGCCTTCTACGGCGGCAAGAGCCACCTGGTGCAGGACCCGACGCAGATCTACGCCGAGTCGGAGCGCCTGGCCCGGGAGAGCGGCGGGCATTTCATGGACCAGTTCACCTACGCCGAGCGCGCCACCGACTGGCGGGCGAACAACAACATCGCCGAGTCGATCTTCCAGCAGCTGCGTTTCGAGCGTTACCCGGAGCCCAAATGGCTGATCTCCAGCCCGGGCACCGGCGGCACCACCGCCACCCTGGGGCGTTATGTGCGTTATCGCCAGCATTGCACCCGGGTACTCTGCGCCGACGCCGAGCGTTCGGTGTTCTTCGATTATTACCAGAGCGGTGACGCCAGCCTGCGCCTGGACTGTGGCTCGCGCATCGAAGGGATCGGTCGGCCACGGGTCGAGGCGTCGTTCCTGCCCAAGGTGATCGATGCGATGGTCAAGGTGCCGGATGCCCTGTCGCTGGCGGCCATGCATTACCTGGCGCAGCGCCTGGGGCGGAGGGTGGGCGGCTCCAGCGGTACCAACCTGATCGGCGCGCTGATGGCGGCGCAGCAGATGAAACAGGCCGGCGAGAGTGGTTCGATCGTCGCCATCCTGTGTGACGGTGGCGAGCGTTATGCGACCACCTATTACGATCAGGACTGGCTGACCGCCCAGGGTTACCAGTTGACGGCCTTGATCGAGGCGGTGGCAGCGAGTGTGGAACGTGGCGAGGCGTTGCCGGCCAGCGTATTGCGCGCTGGCATCTGAGGCTGCAAGCCGGCTCCCAGGGGAGCGAGCCCGCCTGTGAAAAGGCCCCTGTAAAGGGGCCTTTTTTTACGCCTCGATGCCGAGGATGTTGCGCGCCACCGCTTCGGCGATGCGGATCCCGTCGACCCCGGCCGACAGGATGCCCCCGGCATAACCGGCGCCTTCGCCGGCCGGGTACAGGCCCTTCACGTTCAGGCTCTGCATCGATTCGTCGCGGGTAATGCGCAGTGGTGACGAGGTGCGAGTCTCGATCCCGGTCAGTACCGCATCGTGCAGGGAGTAGCCCTTGATCTGCCGCTCGAAGGCCGGCAGCGCTTCGCGGATCGCCTCGATGGCGAAGTCCGGCAGGGCCAGGGCCAGGTCACCCAGGGCGACGCCCGGCTTGTAGGACGGCTCGACGCTGCCCAGGGCGGTGGACGGCTTGCCGGCGATAAAGTCGCCGACCAGTTGCGCCGGGGCTTCGTAGTTGCTGCCGCCGAGGACGAAGGCGTGGGACTCCAGGCGTTCCTGCAGCTCGATGCCGGCCAGCGGGCCACCCGGGTAATCCACTTCCGGGGTAATGCCGACCACGATGCCGGAGTTGGCGTTGCGCTCGTTACGCGAGTACTGGCTCATGCCGTTGGTGACCACGCGGTTCGGCTCGGAGGTCGCCGCCACCACAGTGCCGCCCGGGCACATGCAGAAGCTGTAGACCGAACGGCCGTTCTTCGCGTGGTGCACCAGCTTGTAGTCGGCGGCGCCGAGTTTCGGGT harbors:
- the nhaA gene encoding Na+/H+ antiporter NhaA, whose product is MPLRSTFTRFFQLEAASGLLLIAAAVLALIINNSPLSWLYNSLLDTPVVAQVGALKIAKPLLLWINDGLMAMFFLLIGLEVKREVLDGHLSKPSQIVLPGAAAIGGMVVPALIYWFLNKDNPPALSGWAIPMATDIAFALGVLALLGKRVPVSLKLFLMTLAIIDDLGAIIVIAIFYSGALSTLSLMLAAACLVALVAMNRLGVVKLGPYMIIGLILWVCVLKSGVHATLAGVTLAFCIPLRTRNAEPSPLLSLEHALHPWVAYGILPLFAFANAGLSLQGITVESFTHYVPMGIAIGLLLGKTVGVFGLTWLAVKMGLAALPGGANWGQVLGVAILCGIGFTMSLFVGSLAFVPGSSEYAGMDRMGILTGSLFAALIGYAVTAAASRKNPQLPA
- a CDS encoding glycine zipper 2TM domain-containing protein; translation: MRKSVLLVASFSTMAMLLTGCQSNLSGDSYSRDEARRVQTVRMGTIESLRPVKIEGTKTPIGGLAGAAVGGVGGSAIGGGKGSIVAAVIGAVAGGLIGSATEEGLTRTQGVEITVREDDGSMRAYVQQVQENEVFRVGERVRIMSVNGTSRVAH
- a CDS encoding PLP-dependent cysteine synthase family protein encodes the protein MSDNRQWAREAIRIIEADFQRSADTHLIPLPLPGLPGIELYFKDESSHPTGSLKHRLARSLFLYALCNGWLKPGAPVIEASSGSTAISEAYFARLLGLPFIAVMPATTSQEKIAQIAFYGGKSHLVQDPTQIYAESERLARESGGHFMDQFTYAERATDWRANNNIAESIFQQLRFERYPEPKWLISSPGTGGTTATLGRYVRYRQHCTRVLCADAERSVFFDYYQSGDASLRLDCGSRIEGIGRPRVEASFLPKVIDAMVKVPDALSLAAMHYLAQRLGRRVGGSSGTNLIGALMAAQQMKQAGESGSIVAILCDGGERYATTYYDQDWLTAQGYQLTALIEAVAASVERGEALPASVLRAGI
- the pdxH gene encoding pyridoxamine 5'-phosphate oxidase — protein: MTQGLADMRRDYTRDGLTEAQAPVEPFTLFHQWFAQAVKTEQPPVEANAMTLATVDEEGRPHCRILLLKGLDAQGFTFFTNYDSAKGQQLAARPFAAMTFFWPALERQVRIEGRVVKVTAEESDAYFQVRPLGSRLGAWASPQSQVIADRQELEALLKNTEERFSDTQPHCPEHWGGYRLLPERIEFWQGRASRLHDRLNYRLQGADWVRERLAP
- a CDS encoding OmpA family protein — protein: MSSNKSLALALCLTVTGCAQTPQNDAEGGHWWSFGSDKTASKEAVQPVAKAAANEVSAAKSAATSTAKSATAPAAAKVETATASAAAPAAKAETTNWWWPFPSKDASKDAVKEPVADAKAKADAATAAPKVAKTETGNWWWPFNQQPKSPTKEDVKDIPMPDPKVTQAWLDDYEPRLREAIKDSRLQLERRENTLVVIAPVDGSFNPDRPAMLLPVTLSPFTRVAKAVGTDAKTSVLVLGHADTTGAAAANQKLSRDRAQSVAAIFSLTGLKRDRLMLRGMGSVMPRAANDSTEGRALNRRVEIIVTQRSTMLALLSKYNQPTPSEAELVAVQDVKSVVPAASSKKAVAAKKAAPAKKAPAKKPVAKKTVAKKTTTAKAPAKAATEQAKN